TTAGATCGACTCTTGCGGGCTGTGGCTGGCCTGGTCTTGTTTAATGCGGCCTACTTGGCTGAGAATATTCGCGGGGGCTGGCAGGCGATTCCGCGGGGGCAATTTGAGGCGGCGGCTGCTTTGGGCTTAAAACCAAGTTTTGTGATTGCTTTAGTAATTTTGCCCCAGGCCTTGCGAATTAGTATCCCTGCCATTGCTGGACAGTTTATCGCGCTCCTGAAAGACACGGCCCTCTTATCTTTATTTGCCCTTTTGGAATTGACGGGGATTGCCCGAGCGATTTTGGCTCAACCCAATTATTTAGGGCGATATGGGGAAGTCTATCTATTTATTGGTTTTCTCTATTGGCTGTTTTGTTTTGGGTTGTCTTGGTTGAGTCGCCATTTGGAGCAGACTGGAAAATAAGAAAATGCTGGGGTTTTACTAATGGGGAGATTTACAGTAGCTTGAAGAATAGAAACATTTAAATGCGTACTTAGCTTTCTATGAACATCCAGGCCCCCACAACTGCTGTACTGAATTGGTCCGGTGACTTAATCGCCTTTGGTTTTTTTACCGAGTCGGATGCTGTTGTTTGGCCAGCAGAATTAGCCGAGTTACCCCAGGCCTGGGATGGCATTCTACCTGAGTTAATTAGTGAGGCAAAGTTTCAAGGCAAAGCGGGAACATCATTGACTGTGCGCTTAAGTCCTAAATCTCCGGTCAAAAAAATCATCCTGGTTGGCCTGGGTAATCTAGCTGACTTCACCTTAGAGACCCTCCGCCGCGCTGCTGCCACTGTTGTCAAATCGGCCAGGAAAGATAGAAGTAAATGTGTTGGAATGTACTTTCCCGTCTATGGCGATGATTCATCCCAATCCACTCAGGCACTAGCTGAAGGGGTTCACTTAGGCCTGCACCAGGATCTCCGGTTTAAGTCCGATCCTGAAGCCAAAGAAAATCTTGCCTTTCCAGAAACCGTTGCTCTCCTCGGGCCTGGCATTACTCCTGAGGTTCTCCCCATTGCGGCCATTCGGGCGGAGGGAGTGATCTTAGCGCGGGAGTTAGTCAATGCCCCGGCCAATGTGATTACCCCCGTCACCCTAGCCGAAACAGCCCAGGCCATTGCCAGCACCTATGGTTTAGAGTCGGAAATTTTGGAACAAGCGGATTGTGAAGCCCTGGGCATGGAAGCCTATCTTGGGGTGGCCCAGGCCTCGGATTTACCGCCAAAATTTATCCATCTCACCTACAAGCCCCAGGGGACAGCTACTCGCAAACTGGCGATTATCGGTAAAGGTCTGACTTTTGATTCTGGTGGTCTCAACCTGAAAGTTTCCGGCAGTGGCATTGAAACCATGAAAATGGACATGGCTGGATCCGCCGCAGTTTTGGGTGCAGCCCAAGTGATTGCCCAACTCAAACCCAGTGCCGAAGTTCACTTTATTGTTGCCGCGACCGAAAACATGATCAGCGGCCAGGCCATGCACCCCGGCGATATTCTCACGGCTTCCAACGGCAAAACCATCGAAATTAACAATACGGATGCTGAAGGGCGGTTAACCTTAGCCGATGCCCTCGTCTTTGCTGAAAAGTTGGGTGTGGATGCGATTGTGGATTTAGCCACCCTGACCGGGGCTTGTATTGTTGCCTTGGGGGAAAGTATTGCCGGATTGTGGGCCAGCGATCAACCCCTTGCGGATCATCTCTTAACCGCAGCAAATCGGGCTGGGGAAAAATTCTGGCAAATGCCCATGGAAGACAAGTATTTTGAGGGGCTGAAGTCTGCCATTGCTGATATGAAAAATACCGGGCCGCGGGCTGGGGGATCGATTACCGCGGCTCTCTTTTTGAAACAATTCATCCAATCTACTCCCTGGGCCCATCTAGATATTGCTGGACCTGTGTGGGTTGAAAAAGAAGATGGGTATCTCAATCCAGGGGGGACAGGCTTCGGCGTACAGACCTTAGTGAATTGGGTCTTGGCGAGTTAGGCCTGTCTAGGGTAAGAGCATTCCATAACTTGGCAGATTTTGATGGTTAGTACATCCAAACTTCGGGCTGGCTTGGGTTTAGCTGTTTTTACACTGGTTTTGATTGTGGGGTTGCAATGGCCCTCTTGGGGAATTATTAGTGCCACAGGCCAAGGTCCAACCCGTCAACCATTGGCATTGAACCAATACACGGGCGTTGTTTATCTTGACCCTGTGGCCTGTAGTGGTTCGCTCCTCAAAGGTGGGATGTATGTTTTGACCGCGGCCCATTGTTTAAACGAGGGTGGCACCAGCCCAGACGAAAATGTGACCGTTGTTTTTAAGCTCCCTGGCTCTGTTGAGAAAATTCCTGTTGCCCTGCATGTCGTTCATCCGGGCTGGACGGGCTATACATCGGAAGTTGGTCATGATATCGCCCTGCTCAAGTTAAAACGGCCTGCTCCCCCTCATGCTGAACAGTATGAACTGTACCGGCGCAAAGATGAAGTTGGGCAAGTCTTCACAAAAGTGGGCTACGGCTATCTGGGGACAGGGTCTCAGGGCCAAGATGATTCATCTAATACTGCAACTCGTCGCTATGCTGGGCAAAATCGCTATGAAGCCGTGATTGATATTCTCAGGAACTCAACCGAATCAGACTTTTCGGAATTAGTGTTGGGGAGTCAGCTCCTGTTTGACTTTGATAGTGGTCGTCCAACCAATGATGCCCTTGGTCGGCATTTTCCAAAACTGGCAGATGCAGGCCTGGGTGAGATGGAAATTGGCACAGGCAATGGCGATTCGGGTGGCCCATCGTTTATTGGGGGCAAAATCGCTGGAATTAGTTCTTGGGGCTACAGTGATCGGGGCTTTTTTAAGGGGAATATTGCCGATATTGACAGTATTGATGACAACGGCAGCTTTGGTGAAATTTTTGGCGATACCAGAGTTTCCTTTTATATTCCCTGGCTTGATAAAATCATGGCTACCTATTAACTGCGCTGACTACGGCCGGTTCTTAAGATTTTGCATGGCTCAAACAGAACTGGGGTAGTTAAAGCATTAGGAATTGATCAAACGTTCTTGTTGGTGCAGTGTCTCCTATGAACTTAGCGGATTGTTATCGAGTTTTAGGTCTGCCTCCCTATGCTACCCTGACCCAAGTCAAGCAAAGTTATCGGCGTTTAGCCCGGCAGTACCACCCGGATAGCAATCAGCAACAGTCCCAGGATTACTTTATCCAAATTCACCAGGCCTACCAAACCCTCCGTCAAGTCTTACCCCCGGCAAGAAAAGTTGCCCCCCCGGCCCAACCTGTCCAATCGGCCCCAACTCCAATCCGCATAGAGGTGAAACAACCCGATGCCCCCCACCGGACTCCTCAAGCCAGTTCTCCCGTGAACCAAGCCCCAGATCGCCCGCAGGAAAAGACTCCGGTCACCCCCTCCCAAGCACCACAGGCCAGAAAAACTACCGTTGTGCCATCTTCCCCAGGCCCGGTTCCCCAACGTCGGTCTTCTAAACCCTATTCCCCGGTTAATCCCCAACCCTTCCCCATCCCTACCCCACCAGCAACCACTGCCCCAACCCAGGCCCCTGATGCTCGATCTAAATCGCCAACGTTGCCTAAAATTCCTGTGCCATCCCCCCCCACTGCTGGTCGGGTTTCCCTAACGCCCTTTGAGCAACAACTAAAAAGACGCTCCTATCAGCAACTCCAAGAACTCCTCCGCTATCGGCGCTTTGAGCGGGCTGCTGTCTTGACAGAAGGATTAGGCCAAGCCCTCCCGACTGATCCAGAGGTGAAACAATGGCAAGGGATTACCTATCACTGCTGGGCCCGAGAGTTAATCAAACAAGGACAATCCGCCCAGGCCTGTTATTATCTCAACCAAGCTCGACAGGCGGATCCCCACAACCAGGCCCTTGCCCAGGCCATTGATCAAGATTTAAGCCAACTGGAACGCCGCTTTCCCAAACGTCAACTGATGGCCATCTAAGCAGGTTGTCTTGTCAATCTAGAGAATATTGTTCTCTTAATTTTTTTGTCATTGTTAGGTACTGTTCCAGGCCTGGCCAATCTCCAGCGGCAATTTTCTCAACTAGTGCGGTTAATTCCTGTTGATAAATCCTCAAACAGAATAATAACTCCGCCTGATTAAATTCCGCCATCATCCGTCCCAATTCTGGATTCCCGCCCCCCACCCGGCTTGTATCGCGAAATCCGGAACTGGCCAAGGCCTGGGCTAATTGGGCTAATTCTGGTTCTGGTTCTTGACTACTGGCTCCAATCAAGGCAGCACTGACCATCACGGGTAAATGGGAAATCCAGGCCACGGCTCGGTCATGGGCTTCAGGAGAGCAGAGATAACGGGTCGCACCGAGGGCATCCACAATCTGACTTAGTAGCGCCAAGGCTTCGGGATCTGTTTCTGGGATGGGGGTCAGGACATAGGGACGTTGATAAAAGAGATGTTCTTGAGCAGCTAAAACACCAGACGCAGCGGTTCCGGCCATAGGATGCCCACCAATAAAGCGTGGCCAAAAGTGGGTCAGGGTTTGACAAATTGCCCCCTTGACAGAGCCAACATCAGTGAGGATGGCCTGGGAGTGTAAGACGGGTTGAATCTGTTGCGCCACTGGAACCATCTGCCCCAAAGGTGGACAGAGGAAAACAAGATCACAGGTGCTTAAAATTCTTGGATCGGGGCTGGCCTGGTTGACGATGCCGCGTTCTCGGGCCACTTCACAGGTCTTCTTTTGCCGACTGAGTCCAAAAACCTCATGCCCCAGGCCCCGTAAATCTAACCCCAAAGATCCGCCAATCAAACCCAAGCCAACAATCCCAATTTGCATAGGTTTCTTCCAAGTCTCAATATAGTCACCCAAGTTATAGCGTTACCCAGATGGGCGAGCTGTCGGTATTTGAAGAGCAGAATCTAACTAGACCAGGATAGATGCTCAATACCGCCGATATTTCTACTCTGGCGCAACGCTCTAGATAAAGTCAAAGGTAAAGGTATATCTATAGGATTGTCGCCCTACGGATTTTTGCTGTTATACTTCATAGCGATAATGACATCTGTCATTTTTTAGTAGGAGTTTTTAAGGATGTTACACCGTTTAAGCCGTTGGTTCTTATTGCTATCGTTGCCCGTTGGCATTTTGACTACAACGCTACCTGCCCGGTCTGCCCAAAATCTTTCCTTGGTTTATGGCCCCTTTCAACGCTCAGTACCGATGTCGGAAGTTAGCTCTTTTGCCGAAACTGGCCAGGCCACGGGACGGTTACAAGCTCTGTTGCGCTTAGTCCCCCAAAATGAGCAAGAGGAACTACTTAAAGCTCTGCGCCTGAAACTTCCCATTGGCGTTGTCCAAGTCAATAAACTCCTGAACTCTCCCATTGGCAAACAAGTGGTTGAAAAAGTCTCTCCGGTCATTTTACGGCGAGATAAAGCAGGTACTTTTGCTATCAGTGGTGCGTTACTAACTGCGGCTGGTTCTAAAGATGGGTTGGGTCTGCTCAGTTTTCTGGAGTCCTATCCTGCCGAAACCATGACTGTTGATCTGCGCGGCTTGTCAAAACTCTTTAGTCAAACGGAGGGCCTGGGTGCGCTTTTAGGTGGGGCCTTAGGTCGTTAATTTAAGTATAGGTTTGAATCTCCGCCTAGGAGTTTTGGTCGGGTTGCTCCAATCGTAAGCGGACAGAGTCTCCATGGGCAGGAAGTCCTTCGGCCTCGGCTAGTGTCATGATAGCTGGGGCCATTTTAATTAAGGCATTGGCTGAATATTCAATTAAGCTTGAATGTTTTAAAAACGTTTCTACACTTAAAGGGGATGCGTAGCGGGCTGCGCCGGATGTGGGTAAAGTGTGGTTCGGGCCAGCTAAGTAATCGCCCACCGCTTCGGGGGTGGATTTCCCTAGAAAAATAGCTCCCGCATGACGGATTTTATCCAGCAAGTCCCAGGGGGCAGCAATTTGCAGTTCTAAGTGCTCAGGGGCAAATTCATTGGACAGTTGAGCCGCCACTTCTAGGGATTCCACCACCCCCACCAGGCCAAAATGGGCGATGGATTTTTCAGTTGGTTCCCGGCGGGGGTGATATTCCAACTGGTGCAGAACTTCGCGAGTGACTTTTTGGGCTAAAGCAGCGTTGGTGGTCAATAAAATTGAAGCAGCTAAGGGATCATGCTCGGCCTGGGCCAGCAGATCTGCGGCTAGATGGACAGGATGGGCGGTTTCATCTGCAATGACTAAAACTTCTGAGGGGCCAGCCAAAGAGTCAATCCCCACAGTCCCAAAGACAAGTTTTTTCGCTAAGGTGACATAAATATTTCCAGGCCCGGTAATTAAATTTACAGGGGCAATTGTTTCTGTTCCGTAAGCCATCGCCGCAATGGCCTGGGCTCCCCCAACCCGATAAATTTCATCTACCCCTGCTTCTTGGGCGGCCACTAAAATCGCCGGATTGATTGTTGGGTTGACTCCGGGGGGAGTGACCATAATAATCCGTTTGACCCCTGCCACTTTTGCCGGAATTGCGTTCATCAATACCGTACTGGGATAGGCCGCTCGCCCACCGGGAATATATAAACCCGCCGCATCTACAGGGGTATAACGCTTGCCTAAGATAACTCCGTCAGCTGGAAATTGAACCCAGTTTTTGGGAATCCGTTGCTCGTGGAAAGCTTTTATTTGCTGATGGGCAACGCGAATGGCATCGAGGAGTTCCTTAGAGACCTGTTGATAGGCGGCATCCAACTCGGCACCACTGACCCGCAAAGAGTCCGCAGTCAGTTCAACGTGATCAAATTCGGCGGTGTAATGGATAAGGGCGAGGTCTTTTTGTCGCTGAACCGTTTGGAGAATTTGCTGAACGGTCGCCTCTTTATGAATCACCTGATCATCGTGGATACGATCACAGATGCGGCGCAATTCGGAGCGAATATCTTCAAGGCAGTTCAGGATTCGCAGCATGATCCCCATTGTTTAAGTCAGACCAGCAGTAGCTTTGATCATAGCTCAGACACCGGAGGAGGGGGGAGGCTTGGCCTGGCCAAAGGTGAAAACAACCAAACCTTAACAAGCAGTGGCCGGACGAGTCGCCGGGATTGAATCCCAACATTTACGCCAAGAAGTGAGTACCGTCACCCAATTACTGGCTGGGTTAAAGTACAAGAAAGAGTTGACTCAGGCAATCTTTCGGGAGGGCGAAATGCGGGAGTTGGTCATTTATTAAGAAATCCTGGCAGAAGGACGGCAAGAGGGAGAGGCTCAGCTAATTTTGCTTCAAATCAAACGGCGGTTTGATGTTTTACCCGCGGATTTAGTGGCTAAGGTATCAGCCCTCTCGATTCCTGAGCTTGAAAGTTTAGCTGAAACCATTTTTGATTTTGATCAAATAGAAAATGCCCAGGCCTGGCTGGATCAATGTTAATCCTAGGTCAGGCTTAAGTTTAACTGATGCTACATGGCTGAGATCACCATCAGTTTTAAATAAATCTATAGCAAATAGTAATTATTCATGAGAACGTACCATACATAGTTAGATGAGAAGAATGGAGAACAAAATGACTTAAAAACAGTTCAAATAGATATTTTGTAATTTTAAACGTCTTCAATAAGTGTCACACTTTCC
This genomic stretch from Pseudocalidococcus azoricus BACA0444 harbors:
- a CDS encoding leucyl aminopeptidase; the encoded protein is MNIQAPTTAVLNWSGDLIAFGFFTESDAVVWPAELAELPQAWDGILPELISEAKFQGKAGTSLTVRLSPKSPVKKIILVGLGNLADFTLETLRRAAATVVKSARKDRSKCVGMYFPVYGDDSSQSTQALAEGVHLGLHQDLRFKSDPEAKENLAFPETVALLGPGITPEVLPIAAIRAEGVILARELVNAPANVITPVTLAETAQAIASTYGLESEILEQADCEALGMEAYLGVAQASDLPPKFIHLTYKPQGTATRKLAIIGKGLTFDSGGLNLKVSGSGIETMKMDMAGSAAVLGAAQVIAQLKPSAEVHFIVAATENMISGQAMHPGDILTASNGKTIEINNTDAEGRLTLADALVFAEKLGVDAIVDLATLTGACIVALGESIAGLWASDQPLADHLLTAANRAGEKFWQMPMEDKYFEGLKSAIADMKNTGPRAGGSITAALFLKQFIQSTPWAHLDIAGPVWVEKEDGYLNPGGTGFGVQTLVNWVLAS
- a CDS encoding trypsin-like serine protease, with translation MVSTSKLRAGLGLAVFTLVLIVGLQWPSWGIISATGQGPTRQPLALNQYTGVVYLDPVACSGSLLKGGMYVLTAAHCLNEGGTSPDENVTVVFKLPGSVEKIPVALHVVHPGWTGYTSEVGHDIALLKLKRPAPPHAEQYELYRRKDEVGQVFTKVGYGYLGTGSQGQDDSSNTATRRYAGQNRYEAVIDILRNSTESDFSELVLGSQLLFDFDSGRPTNDALGRHFPKLADAGLGEMEIGTGNGDSGGPSFIGGKIAGISSWGYSDRGFFKGNIADIDSIDDNGSFGEIFGDTRVSFYIPWLDKIMATY
- a CDS encoding J domain-containing protein, producing MNLADCYRVLGLPPYATLTQVKQSYRRLARQYHPDSNQQQSQDYFIQIHQAYQTLRQVLPPARKVAPPAQPVQSAPTPIRIEVKQPDAPHRTPQASSPVNQAPDRPQEKTPVTPSQAPQARKTTVVPSSPGPVPQRRSSKPYSPVNPQPFPIPTPPATTAPTQAPDARSKSPTLPKIPVPSPPTAGRVSLTPFEQQLKRRSYQQLQELLRYRRFERAAVLTEGLGQALPTDPEVKQWQGITYHCWARELIKQGQSAQACYYLNQARQADPHNQALAQAIDQDLSQLERRFPKRQLMAI
- a CDS encoding prephenate/arogenate dehydrogenase produces the protein MQIGIVGLGLIGGSLGLDLRGLGHEVFGLSRQKKTCEVARERGIVNQASPDPRILSTCDLVFLCPPLGQMVPVAQQIQPVLHSQAILTDVGSVKGAICQTLTHFWPRFIGGHPMAGTAASGVLAAQEHLFYQRPYVLTPIPETDPEALALLSQIVDALGATRYLCSPEAHDRAVAWISHLPVMVSAALIGASSQEPEPELAQLAQALASSGFRDTSRVGGGNPELGRMMAEFNQAELLFCLRIYQQELTALVEKIAAGDWPGLEQYLTMTKKLREQYSLD
- a CDS encoding alpha/beta hydrolase, translating into MLHRLSRWFLLLSLPVGILTTTLPARSAQNLSLVYGPFQRSVPMSEVSSFAETGQATGRLQALLRLVPQNEQEELLKALRLKLPIGVVQVNKLLNSPIGKQVVEKVSPVILRRDKAGTFAISGALLTAAGSKDGLGLLSFLESYPAETMTVDLRGLSKLFSQTEGLGALLGGALGR
- the hisD gene encoding histidinol dehydrogenase; this encodes MLRILNCLEDIRSELRRICDRIHDDQVIHKEATVQQILQTVQRQKDLALIHYTAEFDHVELTADSLRVSGAELDAAYQQVSKELLDAIRVAHQQIKAFHEQRIPKNWVQFPADGVILGKRYTPVDAAGLYIPGGRAAYPSTVLMNAIPAKVAGVKRIIMVTPPGVNPTINPAILVAAQEAGVDEIYRVGGAQAIAAMAYGTETIAPVNLITGPGNIYVTLAKKLVFGTVGIDSLAGPSEVLVIADETAHPVHLAADLLAQAEHDPLAASILLTTNAALAQKVTREVLHQLEYHPRREPTEKSIAHFGLVGVVESLEVAAQLSNEFAPEHLELQIAAPWDLLDKIRHAGAIFLGKSTPEAVGDYLAGPNHTLPTSGAARYASPLSVETFLKHSSLIEYSANALIKMAPAIMTLAEAEGLPAHGDSVRLRLEQPDQNS
- a CDS encoding DUF4351 domain-containing protein — translated: MAEGRQEGEAQLILLQIKRRFDVLPADLVAKVSALSIPELESLAETIFDFDQIENAQAWLDQC